The following proteins come from a genomic window of Paenibacillus sp. CAA11:
- the moaA gene encoding GTP 3',8-cyclase MoaA translates to MERASLTAYDKHSRIMRDLRISVTDRCNFRCRYCMPAEIFDENYAFLPRESVLTAEEIERLGRIFVNLGVRKLRITGGEPLLRKDLPEIVARLAGIEGAEDISLTTNGSLLAKKAAALRAAGLQRATISLDSLDEETFRYMNGGRSGVNPVLAGIDAAKEAGLVVKVNMVVQKGVNDQSVLPMVEYFRNKGIILRMVEYMDVGNTNGWNRQQVVSKQELLERIGAVWPLEALAPNYPGEVATRYRFTDGGGEIGFISSVSEAFCSSCTRARLSAEGKLYTCLFASEGHDLRELLRCGGSDLELAERVRGIWEMRHDRYSLERGMGHGSGAKVEMSHIGG, encoded by the coding sequence ATGGAGAGGGCATCTTTGACAGCATATGATAAACACAGCCGAATCATGCGGGACCTGCGGATCTCGGTAACGGATCGCTGCAATTTCCGCTGCCGTTACTGCATGCCTGCAGAAATTTTTGACGAGAACTATGCGTTTCTTCCGAGGGAGAGTGTACTCACTGCAGAGGAGATTGAGCGCCTGGGGCGGATTTTTGTGAACTTGGGGGTTCGCAAGCTGCGAATTACCGGCGGCGAGCCGTTGCTGCGCAAGGACTTGCCAGAGATTGTGGCAAGGCTTGCCGGGATCGAGGGGGCGGAGGATATTTCGCTGACGACCAATGGAAGTCTGCTGGCTAAGAAAGCAGCGGCTCTTCGGGCTGCAGGTCTGCAGAGAGCGACGATCAGCCTGGATTCACTGGATGAGGAGACCTTCAGGTATATGAACGGAGGGCGATCCGGAGTAAATCCGGTACTTGCCGGGATTGATGCCGCGAAGGAAGCCGGTCTCGTGGTGAAGGTGAACATGGTGGTCCAGAAAGGTGTAAATGACCAGTCCGTCCTGCCCATGGTGGAATATTTCCGCAATAAGGGCATTATTCTGCGGATGGTTGAATATATGGATGTTGGCAATACCAACGGATGGAATCGGCAGCAGGTGGTCAGCAAGCAGGAGCTGCTGGAGCGCATCGGTGCCGTATGGCCGCTAGAGGCGCTTGCGCCGAATTATCCGGGAGAGGTTGCTACGAGGTATCGCTTTACGGACGGAGGGGGAGAAATCGGATTTATTTCGTCCGTGTCTGAGGCTTTCTGTTCTTCTTGTACACGTGCGCGCCTGTCCGCTGAAGGGAAGCTCTATACTTGTCTGTTCGCTTCAGAAGGACATGATCTGCGGGAACTGCTTCGCTGTGGCGGCAGTGATCTGGAATTGGCCGAGCGGGTTCGCGGGATTTGGGAGATGCGGCATGACCGCTATTCTCTGGAGCGCGGAATGGGCCACGGCAGCGGAGCCAAGGTAGAAATGTCACATATCGGCGGATAA
- the fdhD gene encoding formate dehydrogenase accessory sulfurtransferase FdhD, with product MKMQRANHVVRYQRGRITHEEDLIVTEHPVTLKVNGEELATLVCSPEYIEDMAIGYLASEGMIKEYADIQELWVQEEEGFVHIRTERWNPLHQKMSAKRYITSCCGMSRSGFVFFNDARNARIMDGVNVKLTFEDCFRLMNDVLMHADLFRRTGGVHNAALCDHQGILLARCDIGRHNALDKIYGHCLKHGLELKDKIIAFSGRISSEILLKVAKIGCEVVLSKSAPTALALDLADQLGITTVGFIRNDSCNVYTHPERIADYEDTN from the coding sequence ATGAAAATGCAGCGCGCCAATCATGTAGTGCGCTATCAGCGTGGGCGAATTACGCATGAAGAGGATCTGATCGTAACGGAACACCCGGTTACCTTGAAGGTCAACGGGGAGGAACTAGCTACTTTGGTATGCTCTCCCGAATATATCGAAGACATGGCTATCGGGTATTTAGCATCCGAAGGAATGATCAAGGAGTATGCCGATATCCAGGAGCTGTGGGTGCAGGAGGAGGAAGGCTTTGTTCATATTCGGACCGAGCGGTGGAATCCGCTGCATCAGAAAATGTCTGCAAAGCGCTACATTACATCCTGCTGCGGTATGAGCCGCTCCGGATTCGTGTTCTTCAACGATGCGCGAAACGCGAGGATCATGGATGGTGTGAATGTTAAGCTTACCTTCGAGGATTGCTTCCGGCTGATGAATGACGTGTTGATGCATGCTGATTTATTCCGCCGTACAGGGGGCGTGCACAACGCCGCATTATGTGACCATCAGGGCATTCTGCTGGCTCGCTGTGATATCGGGAGGCATAATGCGCTTGACAAAATTTATGGTCACTGCTTAAAGCACGGCCTTGAGCTGAAGGACAAAATTATTGCATTCAGCGGCAGAATCTCCTCTGAAATTCTGCTCAAGGTCGCCAAGATCGGCTGTGAGGTCGTCCTGTCCAAATCGGCGCCAACAGCGCTGGCTCTGGACCTCGCTGATCAGCTCGGCATCACCACCGTAGGCTTTATCCGCAATGACTCTTGTAATGTCTACACTCATCCGGAGCGAATTGCGGATTATGAAGACACGAACTAA
- a CDS encoding formate/nitrite transporter family protein has product MSFHPPQQIMQITAEAGVKKAKLPWSALLILGFFGGAFISLGFLLDIRVIGTAPKDWGSITGFIGASVFPIGLVLTVLAGGELLTGNMMTMSLAWFARKIRFVDVLKNWIIVLAMNFVGAIFVAYFFGHIVGLTEGDYLAKTLAIAHAKVHEGFTEAFISAIGCNWLVCLAIWLANGSKDSVGKFAGIWFPVMAFVAIGFQHVVANMFVIPAAIFAGELNWGDYFTNFVPVLLGNLVGGAVFVSLAYFGAYRRRQVAADAPNEASASGRASAGNGGRQTLAAESSHKG; this is encoded by the coding sequence ATGTCTTTTCATCCACCACAACAAATTATGCAGATCACCGCTGAGGCGGGGGTGAAGAAGGCGAAGCTGCCTTGGAGCGCACTGTTGATCCTTGGTTTTTTCGGCGGAGCGTTCATCTCTTTAGGATTCCTTCTGGATATCCGAGTTATTGGAACCGCTCCCAAAGATTGGGGGTCCATTACTGGGTTCATAGGAGCTTCGGTGTTTCCTATTGGGCTTGTGCTGACTGTGCTGGCCGGAGGGGAACTACTGACAGGCAATATGATGACGATGTCACTGGCATGGTTTGCTCGTAAAATCCGGTTTGTTGATGTACTGAAGAACTGGATTATTGTTCTTGCAATGAATTTTGTGGGCGCAATTTTTGTAGCTTATTTCTTTGGCCACATTGTTGGCCTGACCGAAGGGGATTATTTGGCCAAGACCCTCGCCATTGCCCATGCCAAGGTTCATGAAGGCTTTACAGAGGCGTTCATTTCGGCAATTGGCTGTAACTGGCTCGTCTGTCTGGCGATCTGGTTGGCTAATGGCAGCAAAGATTCCGTAGGCAAGTTTGCCGGGATCTGGTTCCCTGTTATGGCATTTGTTGCGATTGGTTTTCAGCACGTCGTGGCGAATATGTTTGTAATTCCGGCTGCTATTTTTGCAGGGGAGCTGAATTGGGGAGATTATTTCACAAATTTTGTGCCTGTACTGCTGGGCAATCTTGTGGGCGGAGCAGTCTTTGTGTCCCTTGCTTACTTTGGCGCATACCGCCGCCGTCAAGTTGCAGCCGATGCTCCCAATGAAGCTTCGGCATCAGGACGTGCTTCTGCCGGAAATGGCGGACGCCAGACCCTGGCTGCTGAATCATCTCATAAGGGATAA
- a CDS encoding 3'-5' exoribonuclease YhaM family protein, whose translation MTLIKELKSQDEFVGFYLIKELEIKQTNATPPKDYLDLVLCDASGQLTAKLWDASSTDKESFFPMGLVKVRGIVQTYRERLQIKIIQMRPASDGDGVRLTDFVRSAPIGPDELIHAIQRVIDSIADEEIRSLVNFCVTKVEDKLTHYPAAKTHHHAYFAGLAYHMVRMLELGEFLCKQRPFLNADLLKAGIVLHDIAKPEEMIAQLGIVSEYSVPGKLIGHIAMASSWITEAAVRLNLEPDSPKVMALQHLVLSHHNLGEWGSPVQPQTAEAVALHHIDAMDAKLQMVEDALNTTPDTEAWTPFIRGLENKAIYRMKV comes from the coding sequence TTGACACTGATTAAGGAATTAAAAAGCCAGGATGAGTTCGTCGGCTTCTATCTGATCAAAGAGCTCGAAATTAAACAGACCAATGCAACACCTCCCAAGGACTACCTTGATCTTGTATTATGTGATGCCAGCGGGCAGCTGACAGCCAAGCTGTGGGATGCTTCGTCTACCGATAAAGAAAGCTTCTTCCCCATGGGACTGGTCAAGGTTCGGGGGATTGTACAGACATACCGGGAACGGCTGCAGATCAAGATCATTCAGATGCGTCCTGCGAGTGATGGAGACGGGGTTCGTCTTACCGATTTTGTAAGATCTGCTCCAATTGGCCCGGATGAACTGATCCACGCAATCCAGCGGGTGATTGACAGCATTGCCGATGAGGAAATCCGCTCGCTCGTCAATTTTTGCGTAACCAAGGTGGAGGACAAACTGACCCATTACCCGGCTGCAAAAACACACCATCATGCCTATTTTGCCGGCCTGGCCTACCATATGGTGCGCATGCTAGAGCTTGGTGAATTTCTGTGCAAGCAGCGGCCGTTCCTGAATGCCGATCTGCTCAAGGCAGGCATCGTGCTTCATGATATTGCCAAGCCCGAAGAGATGATCGCCCAGCTTGGCATCGTGTCCGAATACAGCGTTCCTGGCAAGCTGATCGGCCATATCGCTATGGCTTCAAGCTGGATTACCGAAGCGGCCGTCCGTCTGAATCTTGAACCGGATTCGCCTAAAGTCATGGCCTTGCAGCATTTGGTATTGTCACATCACAACCTGGGGGAATGGGGCAGCCCGGTTCAACCGCAAACCGCAGAGGCGGTAGCTCTGCACCATATTGATGCGATGGATGCTAAGCTGCAGATGGTAGAAGATGCCCTGAATACGACGCCGGATACGGAGGCGTGGACGCCGTTCATCCGCGGGCTGGAGAACAAGGCGATTTACCGGATGAAGGTCTAA
- a CDS encoding DUF2294 domain-containing protein encodes MHLKKEAAFNEIVRKVRKDTFGKGPERIHTTFVENMAITKMYGNFTPTEKFIANTPEGIQMVHNARTHMIKKLYDNHVPDGMEELCGSKLVHLFTDIKVDEDVAISVFIFEKNIEQG; translated from the coding sequence ATTCATTTGAAGAAAGAGGCCGCTTTCAATGAGATTGTAAGGAAGGTTCGGAAGGATACCTTTGGCAAAGGACCTGAGCGAATCCATACGACTTTTGTTGAGAATATGGCGATCACGAAGATGTACGGCAACTTTACCCCGACGGAGAAGTTTATAGCTAATACGCCGGAAGGGATTCAGATGGTGCACAATGCAAGAACACACATGATCAAGAAGCTGTACGACAATCATGTTCCTGACGGGATGGAGGAGCTGTGCGGCTCTAAGCTGGTTCATTTGTTCACGGATATTAAAGTGGATGAGGATGTTGCCATCTCGGTTTTTATTTTCGAAAAAAATATTGAGCAAGGATGA